The DNA window CTCGCGCGCGCGGAGGTGGACGACCGCGTGAACGACGGCGTGGTGTACATGACCTACCAGTGGTGGATCGGCAAATGCAACGAGCTCACGCTGCACGCCGTGGACGGCGAGTCGGGCACGCCCGAGGACAAGTACAGCGCCTGCGAGGTGGAGGCAATCGCCGACCAGCGCTGGGCAGAGGACTACCTGGTGGAACGCTACGCCGCCTTGAAGGCCGAACTCGCCGCCGAAGCCGACCGCCAAAACCCGCCCGAGCCCGAGCCTCCTGTCATCCTGAGCGAAGGCGGCGAAGGCAGCGCCCCCTCTGTCATCCTGAGCGGAGCGAACGAAGTGAGCGCAGTCGAAGGATCCCCCGCGGCGTCAGCCGACAACGCCCCAGCCTCCGCCCCCGCCATCGCCTTCGCCCCCCACGAGGCCGAGATCGCCGGCCGCGCCCTCTACGCCAACGGCGAGGAGGAGACGCTCGTATGAACCGCTTCGTCGTGTCCGATCCCGCGCGCTGCATCGGCTGCGGAGCGTGCCGCGTGACGTGCAGCGAGGCGCACCGCAAGCGCGCGCTGCGCCCGGCAGCGCGCATCTCGCTCGTGAAGACGCGCGAGGTGTCGGCTGCGGTCACCTGCCATCAGTGCGAGGGCTCGCCCTGCCTGTCGGTGTGCCCGGAAGGGGCCATCTACCAGGAGCGCGACCGTCTGCAAGTGGACGAGGGCCGTTGCACGGGCTGCCTCCTGTGCGCGCTCGCGTGCCCGTTCGGCGCCATCTATCCTTCCGCGCCGTCCACCGCGCACGTGAAGGCCGCGCCGTACAGCCGCGCGTCGTCGGCGCGCTCATCGGGGCTTCTGCGCCAGAAGGAGACGGGCGCGTACACGAGCGTGGTGGTGTGCGACCTGTGCGCGAAGTCGCCCGACGGCCCGCGCTGCGTGCAGGCTTGCCCGACCAAGGCACTCGAGCTCGTGGACGAGGACATGCTCGAGGCGCTGGGGAAGAGCCGCCGCATCGAGGCCGCCGTGCGGGCCGATGCCGCCATGCGCGCCGACCTGCCCGACGACGCCTTCGCTGGCATGTTCGATCTGTTCGAGGAGGTCGATCGCTGATGGCCGTGAAGCCTCGCACGTCGAATCCCATCTCCGCCCGCGACCGCGCGGCGGGGGCGCGGCGCGTCTCGAGCGTGGTGGAGGGCAAGCCGCGCCACGACTTCTCCGCCTGCATCGCGTGCGCCGCCTGCGCGGCTGCGTGCGACGCGAACGCCATCCGCATCTTCATCGACGAGGACGAGGGGCTGCTCGTGTGGACGCTCGACCTGTTCGACTGCACGCACTGCGGCCGCTGCGTGCCCGTGTGCCCCACGGGGGCCATGGACGTCATCGAAGGGGCCGACTTCGCCGACGAGCCCGAGCTGCCCAAACGCTGCCTGTTCACGCTGGCCGAGTGCGAATCGTGCGGGCGCTACTACGCTACGAACAAGGAGATAGCATTCGCGAACGCCCTGCTCGAGCAGGATGAGCACGCCGACGCCGCCCGCGCCCTGGCCCTCACCGGCATCTGCCCCGACTGCAAGCGCCTCCACGACGCCAAAGCCGCCGGCCGTCGCGCCGGGATGAGACGATTGGCATAAATGTCCCAAATGGGGACTGTCCCCATTTGGGACATTTTCAGCTACGCCAGAACCTCG is part of the Arabiibacter massiliensis genome and encodes:
- a CDS encoding 4Fe-4S dicluster domain-containing protein, whose translation is MAVKPRTSNPISARDRAAGARRVSSVVEGKPRHDFSACIACAACAAACDANAIRIFIDEDEGLLVWTLDLFDCTHCGRCVPVCPTGAMDVIEGADFADEPELPKRCLFTLAECESCGRYYATNKEIAFANALLEQDEHADAARALALTGICPDCKRLHDAKAAGRRAGMRRLA
- a CDS encoding 4Fe-4S dicluster domain-containing protein, which gives rise to MNRFVVSDPARCIGCGACRVTCSEAHRKRALRPAARISLVKTREVSAAVTCHQCEGSPCLSVCPEGAIYQERDRLQVDEGRCTGCLLCALACPFGAIYPSAPSTAHVKAAPYSRASSARSSGLLRQKETGAYTSVVVCDLCAKSPDGPRCVQACPTKALELVDEDMLEALGKSRRIEAAVRADAAMRADLPDDAFAGMFDLFEEVDR